A genomic window from Sphingobacterium spiritivorum includes:
- a CDS encoding methyltransferase domain-containing protein, whose product MDNKHYGAGYLVDTGDFLKQLKIHSYTPFANLPQGVILDLGCGTGMDAINIADMVGERGQVIGIDHDQAMIGHARTTVGERKNIDFVQAGVDKLDFEDNSVSGIRMERVVQHLPEPDATFREVYRVLKTDHPFVVVETIWDSLNFYTQHIATEQKIRNYLTGQKVNNGWAGNKLTADLNANGFRNIQLDTFCMVVRTKEEANRYIFLDLILAEMADKAVLTKEESEDFITSLLSADNNGYFTVSMNLVIAKAVK is encoded by the coding sequence ATGGATAATAAACACTATGGTGCCGGTTATTTGGTGGATACCGGCGATTTTCTTAAACAGTTAAAAATTCATTCATATACGCCTTTTGCAAATCTTCCGCAAGGTGTAATTTTGGATTTGGGCTGCGGTACCGGCATGGATGCTATCAACATAGCGGATATGGTAGGAGAGCGCGGACAGGTTATCGGTATTGACCATGATCAGGCTATGATCGGGCATGCCAGAACTACCGTAGGTGAAAGAAAAAACATAGATTTTGTACAGGCTGGAGTAGATAAGCTTGACTTTGAAGATAATAGTGTTTCGGGAATACGTATGGAACGTGTGGTTCAGCATTTGCCGGAACCCGATGCCACATTCAGGGAAGTGTATCGTGTTTTGAAAACGGATCATCCTTTCGTTGTGGTAGAAACCATATGGGACAGCCTTAATTTTTATACACAACATATTGCGACAGAACAGAAGATCCGTAATTATCTGACCGGACAAAAAGTAAATAACGGATGGGCGGGAAATAAACTGACTGCAGATCTGAATGCAAATGGATTCCGGAATATTCAGCTGGACACCTTCTGTATGGTCGTCCGTACTAAAGAAGAAGCTAACCGCTACATTTTTCTGGATCTGATACTGGCAGAAATGGCAGATAAAGCTGTACTGACAAAAGAAGAGTCTGAAGATTTTATAACTAGCTTGTTATCTGCAGATAATAACGGTTATTTTACCGTTTCCATGAATCTGGTAATAGCTAAGGCTGTAAAATAA
- a CDS encoding sensor histidine kinase, with product MRLWIILLSFFVFAGNFQSYAEVIINDATHRLTVGKSLERYMGKEGVSFAEIRASKDFKALDSEVPNLGISPSDIWLRLPVTNQGQATDLLLEIAYPLLDEVELFVPSASGEYHSIKLGEHLVFSKRQYKIPNYVFDIHLPENSSQVFYLRINSTEQIILPVHISNELGFVSQVNRDNLVSGIYIGIVFIMAIYNLFLFFSVRERGYLYYVLYVLFAGITQMGIKGYSFQYLWPDWPSFATKGPIIFGCLSGLSALLFAYSFLQLKKNAPHARRFFCVFIVLFTISLFMVIFGWEQQAFLCMQLVTGVASLYVLYISYRVMINGFRPARYFVFGWTILLLGSVVFLLKDYGLLEYDDFTSNAVQLASVIEMALLSFGLAYSINILKEEKEVSQARELAISLENERLIREQNIVLEQKVEERTLELTQSNESLQTTLTHLKETQSQLVEAEKMASLGQLTAGVAHEINNPINFVTSNVAPLKRDIKMIWEMVDEVERLALADDLSNSEKQARIKAYKQELDVDYLKTEVDFLLKGMHDGAHRTAEIVKSLRIFSRVDEDTLKFADINEGLESTMVILNSLIREGVEVENSYADLPKIECHAGKLNQVFLNILTNAIYAINKKFDNKAGGKLKIETGIYEDNSFIYIKIADNGIGIPKEIREKIFEPFFTTKDVGEGTGLGMSIAYNTIAKHHGKILVESEVGEGTIFTLILPIQQNI from the coding sequence ATGAGGCTCTGGATTATCCTGTTATCTTTCTTTGTATTTGCCGGCAATTTTCAATCTTATGCTGAGGTCATCATTAATGATGCGACCCACAGGCTGACCGTTGGAAAGAGCCTCGAACGCTATATGGGTAAAGAAGGGGTTTCCTTTGCTGAAATCCGGGCTTCTAAAGATTTTAAAGCATTGGACAGCGAGGTGCCTAATCTGGGTATTTCTCCGTCTGATATCTGGCTGCGGCTGCCGGTTACTAATCAGGGTCAGGCAACAGATCTTCTGCTTGAAATAGCTTATCCTTTACTGGATGAAGTCGAACTATTTGTCCCGTCTGCTTCAGGTGAATACCATTCCATAAAGCTGGGAGAGCATCTTGTATTTTCCAAACGGCAATATAAGATACCGAATTATGTGTTTGATATCCATCTTCCGGAAAATAGTTCGCAGGTATTTTATCTGAGGATCAATAGTACAGAGCAGATTATCTTACCTGTGCATATCAGTAATGAGCTTGGTTTTGTGTCGCAGGTAAACAGAGATAATCTGGTAAGCGGTATTTACATTGGTATCGTCTTTATTATGGCCATATATAACCTTTTTCTTTTCTTTTCCGTACGGGAAAGAGGTTATCTTTACTATGTACTGTATGTGCTTTTTGCCGGAATTACACAGATGGGTATCAAGGGGTACAGCTTTCAGTACCTGTGGCCCGACTGGCCTTCCTTTGCAACAAAGGGGCCTATTATTTTCGGGTGTTTATCCGGTTTAAGTGCTTTACTCTTTGCGTATTCCTTTCTCCAGTTAAAGAAGAATGCACCACATGCAAGACGCTTTTTCTGCGTATTTATTGTCTTGTTTACGATAAGCTTGTTTATGGTGATCTTCGGCTGGGAGCAGCAGGCATTTCTCTGTATGCAACTGGTCACGGGGGTAGCTTCTTTATACGTGCTATACATTTCATACCGTGTCATGATCAATGGTTTCCGTCCGGCAAGATATTTTGTATTTGGATGGACGATTCTCCTTTTGGGATCCGTAGTTTTCCTTCTAAAAGACTATGGATTACTCGAGTATGATGATTTTACGAGCAACGCTGTACAGTTGGCTTCCGTTATAGAAATGGCACTTCTTTCCTTCGGTCTGGCTTACAGTATTAATATCCTGAAAGAGGAAAAAGAAGTTTCTCAGGCGCGGGAACTTGCTATTTCGCTGGAGAACGAGCGCCTGATCCGGGAACAGAATATCGTCCTGGAACAGAAAGTGGAAGAGCGTACACTAGAATTGACGCAATCCAATGAATCTCTACAGACAACATTGACTCATCTGAAGGAGACGCAGTCACAACTTGTAGAAGCGGAGAAGATGGCTTCTTTGGGACAGCTTACAGCTGGTGTGGCTCATGAAATCAATAATCCGATCAACTTCGTGACTTCTAATGTGGCGCCACTGAAACGAGACATTAAGATGATCTGGGAGATGGTGGATGAAGTCGAACGTCTGGCACTGGCAGATGATCTGAGCAATAGTGAAAAACAGGCACGGATCAAAGCTTACAAACAGGAGTTGGATGTAGATTATCTGAAGACAGAAGTTGATTTTCTGTTAAAAGGTATGCATGATGGAGCTCACAGAACGGCTGAGATCGTAAAAAGTCTGCGGATATTCTCACGTGTGGATGAAGATACACTCAAATTTGCCGATATCAATGAGGGACTGGAATCTACTATGGTGATCCTCAATAGTTTGATAAGAGAGGGGGTCGAAGTCGAAAACAGCTATGCTGATTTGCCAAAAATTGAATGTCATGCCGGTAAGCTCAATCAGGTATTCTTAAATATTCTGACCAATGCTATTTATGCCATCAACAAGAAGTTTGATAATAAGGCAGGAGGGAAGCTAAAGATTGAGACCGGTATATATGAAGATAATTCCTTTATTTACATAAAAATAGCCGATAATGGCATTGGTATTCCTAAGGAAATCCGGGAGAAAATCTTTGAACCTTTCTTTACGACTAAAGATGTGGGCGAAGGAACCGGATTGGGAATGTCAATAGCCTACAATACAATTGCTAAGCATCATGGTAAGATCCTGGTCGAATCCGAAGTCGGAGAGGGAACGATTTTTACTTTGATCCTCCCGATCCAACAAAATATTTGA
- a CDS encoding sensor histidine kinase: MQRELVILYIDDEVNNLIGFKANFRYNYTVLTASNTTEAREILLANPDIRIIFCDQRMPEELGVDFFHRIKKDFPKPIRILLTAYADMETVIDAVNKGHIFRFVRKPWVEEDIISAVEEADKFYIANSMLEIKNEELQKAYDELDKFAYSVSHDLRDPLTGVLSAVRLASEFDSIDRIHELLGLMDDSLISLDAYIDSLRDYYLLRRGELFLSDIDFRELFGNIAQFYKMYTQNKDVAFKITVNQDYVFKSDKAILELILHNLLSNAFKYQRKELENKVVSLSVDVTETEATITVVDNGIGISSEHISDIFKLFFRGSDQAKGMGFGLYNVQNALLKLKGTIDVKSELGFGTTFKVVIPSK; encoded by the coding sequence ATGCAAAGAGAACTCGTAATATTATATATTGATGATGAAGTGAACAATCTGATTGGTTTTAAGGCCAATTTCAGATACAACTATACTGTTCTCACCGCATCAAATACGACAGAAGCACGGGAGATACTTCTTGCCAATCCTGATATACGCATTATCTTTTGTGATCAGCGTATGCCGGAAGAACTGGGTGTAGACTTCTTTCATCGGATAAAGAAAGATTTTCCTAAGCCTATTCGTATTTTACTGACTGCCTACGCTGATATGGAAACAGTGATAGATGCGGTCAATAAGGGACATATTTTCAGGTTTGTTCGTAAGCCCTGGGTAGAAGAAGATATTATCTCTGCCGTAGAGGAGGCTGATAAGTTTTATATCGCCAATTCGATGTTAGAGATTAAGAATGAAGAGCTGCAAAAGGCTTATGACGAACTGGATAAGTTTGCTTACAGTGTGAGTCATGACCTTCGTGATCCGCTTACAGGGGTATTGTCTGCTGTGAGATTAGCTTCGGAGTTTGACAGTATTGATCGTATTCATGAATTACTGGGGCTGATGGACGATTCACTGATCAGTCTGGATGCTTATATTGATAGCTTACGTGACTATTATCTGCTAAGAAGAGGAGAACTGTTCTTATCGGATATAGATTTCAGGGAACTGTTCGGAAATATAGCTCAGTTCTATAAGATGTATACACAGAATAAAGATGTAGCATTCAAAATTACTGTAAACCAGGATTATGTATTTAAAAGTGATAAAGCTATTCTGGAACTTATTCTACACAATTTGTTGTCTAATGCGTTCAAGTATCAGCGTAAAGAACTGGAGAATAAGGTTGTCAGTTTATCTGTTGATGTGACAGAGACAGAAGCTACGATTACAGTTGTTGATAATGGGATAGGAATCTCTTCCGAACATATAAGCGATATATTCAAATTATTCTTCCGAGGCAGTGATCAGGCAAAAGGAATGGGATTTGGTCTCTATAATGTACAGAATGCCTTATTAAAATTGAAGGGAACTATTGATGTGAAGTCAGAACTTGGTTTCGGAACGACATTTAAGGTCGTCATTCCGAGCAAGTAA